The Chitinispirillum alkaliphilum genome has a segment encoding these proteins:
- a CDS encoding Sulfur carrier protein adenylyltransferase ThiF, translating into MPKETIPPKQKKQLRPYNRRNPPSSKTNNYFYPLITKQPLTSKTSKTMNMLTDKQLQRYNRQLILEDFGPSAQRKLLNSKVLVIGAGGLGSPALLYLASAGVGTIGIAEFDTVDISNLQRQILYEEQNIGSPKNISASNRLRNLNSDVEIVVHDLKVGCENILQTIEGYSFVIDATDTTGKKLMINDACVLSKIPLSHGGVLQLSGQNMTVLPGQSCCLRCAFPSLEPQAEQSCSQAGILGAVAGIIGSIQALEAVKQITGTGVCLVDAVQFFDAETMRFQKVRIKKSPECPVCGKKTDYKVPLIIKLSSIVIVNTQKIEVKIVNTLFDM; encoded by the coding sequence GTGCCCAAGGAAACAATCCCTCCAAAGCAAAAAAAGCAACTCCGTCCCTACAACAGAAGAAATCCACCCTCATCAAAAACAAACAATTATTTTTATCCTCTCATTACAAAACAACCCCTAACATCAAAGACATCAAAAACCATGAATATGCTCACTGATAAACAGCTCCAAAGGTATAACAGACAACTCATACTTGAAGATTTTGGTCCTTCGGCTCAGAGAAAGCTTCTCAACTCAAAGGTTTTGGTTATCGGGGCTGGCGGGTTGGGCTCACCGGCTCTTCTCTATCTTGCTTCCGCAGGTGTTGGGACAATAGGTATTGCAGAATTTGATACTGTTGATATATCAAATCTTCAAAGACAAATTCTGTATGAGGAGCAAAATATTGGTAGCCCCAAAAACATATCAGCATCGAACCGACTCCGAAACTTAAATAGTGATGTGGAAATTGTTGTCCACGACCTCAAAGTTGGTTGTGAGAACATTCTCCAGACGATTGAAGGTTACAGTTTTGTAATTGATGCAACTGATACGACAGGGAAAAAACTCATGATTAATGATGCCTGTGTGTTGAGCAAAATACCCCTCTCTCATGGAGGTGTATTGCAGTTATCCGGACAAAATATGACAGTTTTGCCTGGTCAGTCTTGCTGTTTAAGATGCGCATTCCCATCTCTTGAGCCACAAGCTGAGCAGAGTTGCTCACAAGCTGGTATACTGGGGGCTGTTGCAGGTATAATAGGCTCTATCCAGGCATTGGAAGCAGTAAAGCAGATAACCGGAACCGGAGTATGTTTGGTTGATGCGGTTCAGTTCTTTGATGCAGAAACAATGAGATTTCAAAAGGTAAGGATCAAAAAGAGCCCGGAGTGTCCGGTGTGTGGAAAAAAAACCGATTATAAAGTCCCTCTCATCATCAAATTATCTTCCATAGTAATTGTGAATA
- a CDS encoding multi-sensor hybrid histidine kinase → MESGEILQESKRRFDALFNRSLLAVFVSDLNGRLIDLNSAGLSILGYSSHEIRGVDFSRLTAGPEMAKKIRADIAKLIRVGSQKEPAEYELQRKDGSRLWVEVLSCLLVEDGKPYGIIGTGVDVTERKQHEVQLQNSKNNLKTTLESIGDAVITTDMSGKVTSVNRAAEKLTGWSEEEAVGRDFGNTFRIINTAHRNLQINPVAQVLSQRKTIIFDKNTLMISRSGSEYYISDSAAPLLDDEKRIRGVVITFSDKTELFGLIQQLEESKERLELVIDAAEMGIWDWDINSNRVIYNQKWIEMTGYNREDIKPTIDTWKELLHPEDRGNVLKNMQNHLQNRVALFQAEHRIRQKNGQYIWVHSKGRVIKKSDDGSPVRACGIMIDITERKNILRVLEDTNSKLLKANRRLKKYDKLKTEFVSRASHELRTPITSILGYTQTLLAPDIGIDIDEKRVYLKIIEKEAHRLKKLVSSLLDISKIESGLSNGHKEFVSLDSLVHEVIGTLNIDTAKSLSVKSDEWGEQPFRCHKEQVKKLFVNILENSLRYADMITVEISGNNNRRYVTISDNGPGIDKREKDRIFEKFYRIQGEEKPGSGSGLGLAVAKNIIKAHGGDIYVESSPGKGTVFHFYLPA, encoded by the coding sequence ATGGAATCCGGGGAAATATTACAAGAAAGCAAGCGACGATTTGATGCATTGTTTAATCGATCTTTGCTAGCCGTTTTCGTTTCTGATCTTAACGGCAGGCTTATTGACCTAAATTCTGCCGGACTTTCAATTCTGGGTTATTCATCTCATGAGATCAGGGGTGTTGATTTTTCCAGATTAACCGCTGGACCAGAAATGGCGAAGAAAATCAGGGCTGACATTGCCAAACTTATCAGAGTTGGTAGTCAGAAAGAACCGGCAGAATATGAGCTACAAAGAAAAGACGGAAGTAGGCTTTGGGTTGAGGTGTTGAGTTGTTTGCTGGTAGAAGATGGCAAGCCGTATGGAATAATTGGAACAGGTGTGGATGTAACAGAGCGTAAGCAACATGAGGTTCAGCTCCAGAATAGTAAAAACAACCTGAAAACTACCCTGGAATCAATTGGAGATGCTGTTATAACGACTGACATGTCGGGAAAAGTAACGTCTGTAAACAGGGCTGCAGAAAAACTCACCGGTTGGAGTGAAGAGGAAGCTGTTGGCAGAGATTTTGGGAATACTTTCAGGATAATCAACACTGCACATCGCAATTTGCAGATAAATCCTGTTGCGCAAGTGCTTTCACAAAGAAAAACCATAATATTCGACAAAAATACTCTCATGATTTCAAGGAGTGGCAGTGAATATTATATCTCAGATTCCGCTGCACCTCTTCTGGATGATGAAAAACGAATAAGAGGCGTGGTGATCACGTTTTCTGACAAAACAGAACTTTTTGGACTGATTCAGCAGTTAGAGGAAAGCAAGGAGAGACTTGAGCTGGTAATAGATGCTGCGGAAATGGGAATTTGGGACTGGGATATCAACAGTAATAGGGTCATTTATAACCAAAAATGGATAGAGATGACAGGGTATAACAGAGAAGATATAAAGCCGACTATTGATACCTGGAAAGAGTTGCTTCATCCAGAAGACAGGGGTAATGTTTTGAAAAACATGCAAAATCATTTACAAAATAGAGTTGCCCTGTTCCAGGCCGAGCATCGTATCAGGCAAAAAAACGGCCAGTATATCTGGGTACATAGTAAAGGGAGAGTAATAAAAAAGAGTGATGACGGGAGTCCAGTTCGGGCATGTGGCATAATGATAGATATCACTGAGCGCAAAAACATCTTAAGAGTGCTCGAGGATACCAATAGCAAACTCCTAAAAGCAAACAGGCGTCTCAAAAAATATGACAAACTGAAAACGGAATTCGTCTCCAGGGCATCACATGAGCTTCGTACCCCTATCACTTCGATTCTTGGCTACACTCAAACCCTGCTTGCTCCGGACATTGGTATCGATATTGATGAAAAAAGAGTGTATCTGAAAATAATCGAAAAAGAGGCGCACAGATTGAAAAAACTGGTCAGTTCATTATTGGATATTTCAAAAATTGAAAGCGGTCTGAGCAATGGACACAAAGAATTTGTTTCCCTGGATTCTTTAGTTCATGAGGTAATTGGAACACTTAATATAGATACTGCAAAATCTCTTTCGGTTAAGTCGGATGAATGGGGGGAACAGCCTTTTCGATGTCATAAAGAGCAGGTAAAAAAACTATTTGTTAATATTCTTGAGAACTCCCTTCGGTATGCTGATATGATAACTGTTGAGATATCAGGGAATAACAACAGAAGATATGTGACAATTAGCGACAATGGACCCGGAATCGACAAAAGAGAAAAAGACAGGATATTTGAGAAGTTCTATCGTATTCAGGGAGAGGAAAAACCCGGTAGTGGAAGTGGGCTTGGTTTGGCTGTGGCAAAAAACATTATCAAAGCGCACGGGGGTGATATTTATGTGGAATCTTCTCCTGGTAAGGGGACTGTATTTCATTTTTACCTCCCAGCCTAA
- a CDS encoding Phosphate regulon transcriptional regulatory protein PhoB (SphR), translated as MSKNVLIIEDEKVLSELVRVNLVLRGIPVETAYTAQSGLDKAFKIRPDIILLDVRLPDFTGWEVCKKLKSQKTDEWNPVIVFLTAATQASDKKTAKESGGDDFVEKPFEMSELVKKVKELLGP; from the coding sequence ATGTCAAAAAATGTTCTGATTATCGAAGATGAAAAAGTCCTTTCTGAACTGGTAAGAGTAAATCTTGTACTCAGGGGTATACCCGTAGAGACTGCCTATACCGCTCAGAGTGGGTTGGATAAAGCTTTCAAAATCCGTCCCGATATAATATTGCTCGATGTACGTCTGCCGGATTTCACTGGCTGGGAGGTTTGTAAAAAACTGAAATCTCAGAAAACTGATGAATGGAACCCTGTTATCGTTTTTCTGACAGCTGCAACCCAGGCCTCTGATAAAAAAACGGCTAAAGAATCTGGTGGTGATGACTTTGTAGAAAAACCGTTTGAAATGTCAGAACTCGTAAAAAAAGTTAAAGAGCTCCTCGGACCATAA